Below is a window of Tissierellales bacterium DNA.
TTTTGATTTGATATTATTGGATATCATGCTTCCTGGAATGGATGGATGGTCAGTATGTAGAAAAATTAGGCAGCAGTCGAATATACCTATTATAATGCTTACTGCTAGAGATGATGAAGATGATGAAGTTTATGGTTTTGAGCTAAAGGCAAATGACTATATAAAGAAGCCATTTAGCCCAAAAGTGTTGATTGCTAGAATCAAATCTATGTTAGA
It encodes the following:
- a CDS encoding response regulator transcription factor is translated as MSKRILVIEDDKEISKIIVSYLEKESYSVVAAYDGKKGFDVFQQEQNFDLILLDIMLPGMDGWSVCRKIRQQSNIPIIMLTARDDEDDEVYGFELKANDYIKKPFSPKVLIARIKSML